In Schlegelella aquatica, one DNA window encodes the following:
- a CDS encoding response regulator codes for MAAEGNRLHLLVHLLIVAGVFATFAVDAVTPVGLSYWVLYLIPLGLCLWQPHAGLPYAVAAVSTVLLVVGLFISPAGDLSLLAASGNRIAGAVALWFTADMARRMVIARAKEHAALWRQAGMSQVTQALVGEQTLHELADAVAGAVARYVGAAVAVLYRLEGGQLREAGGYALPADRAPQSIAPGRGLAGEVARDGGVRWVDGLPSGYLQVQSGLGVGDTQAVLLMALTADRRVVGVLELGFVGTASRVDALRELARDLQEPVGQALRSAVYRQQLVELLEETQRQSEELQAQQEELRVANEELEQQARALQESQNALEEQQSQLEQTNAQLEERTHELERQKQELLVAQQALRLNAARLEAASRHKSEFLANMSHELRTPLNSALILAKLLADNREGTLTEEQVKYARSIHAANSDLLALINDILDLSKIEAGHIDIQAEPVSIEAVVRNLKATFEPVAQTKGLAFHVRSAARAPSTLLTDEMRLMQVLKNLLSNAFKFTEQGEVELVIRPHGEGRVAFDVRDTGVGIAPEQHEVIFEAFRQADGSTSRKYGGTGLGLSISRELAHRLGGRITVASAPGRGSTFTLELPLAWREPEGAQVPRASPAATAPSSLPAAAAPGLAAAGVPRTQASASEPQDDRQRLSRPHRLILVVEDDPHFSRVLYELVHEMDFDCVIATTGAEAIGLAREFKPNGVLLDIGLPDQSGLGVLEQLKRDPATRHIPVHVVSLHDKTQTALELGAIGYALKPVDRERLVEAVRRIEERLRKQVHRVLVVEDDQALRESIALLLKSTQADITTVGTVREALDCLGRHTYDCMVMDLALPDGSGYELLERLAPGTDCSFPPVIVYTGRAVSADEEQRLRKYSRSIIIKGARSPERLLDEVTLFLHSVESALPPDQQRLLRQARQRDAVLEGRRILLVEDDIRNVFALSSALEPLGVKLDIARNGREALARLERDSDVDLVLMDIMMPEMDGLTATREIRARPELSKLPIIALTAKAMADDRLRCIEAGADDYVAKPIDIDRLVSLCRVWIRK; via the coding sequence ATGGCCGCCGAGGGAAACCGCCTTCATCTGCTCGTCCACCTGCTGATCGTCGCGGGCGTGTTCGCCACCTTCGCGGTGGATGCCGTCACGCCGGTCGGCCTGTCGTACTGGGTGCTGTATCTCATCCCGCTCGGGCTGTGCCTGTGGCAGCCTCACGCGGGACTGCCTTACGCCGTGGCGGCCGTGAGCACGGTGCTGCTGGTGGTGGGGCTGTTCATCTCGCCCGCGGGCGATCTGAGCTTACTGGCGGCGAGCGGCAATCGCATCGCGGGCGCCGTCGCCTTGTGGTTCACCGCCGACATGGCGCGGCGCATGGTGATCGCGCGCGCGAAGGAGCACGCCGCCCTGTGGCGTCAGGCCGGCATGAGCCAGGTGACTCAGGCGCTGGTGGGTGAGCAGACGCTGCACGAACTCGCCGATGCCGTCGCCGGTGCGGTGGCCCGCTACGTGGGGGCGGCGGTGGCGGTCTTGTACCGGCTCGAAGGCGGGCAGCTGCGGGAGGCGGGCGGATATGCGCTACCGGCCGACCGCGCGCCGCAGTCCATCGCGCCGGGCCGAGGCCTTGCGGGCGAGGTGGCGCGTGACGGCGGCGTGCGCTGGGTCGATGGCTTGCCTTCGGGCTACCTGCAGGTCCAGTCCGGGCTCGGGGTGGGGGACACGCAGGCGGTGCTCTTGATGGCCCTGACGGCGGACCGCCGTGTGGTGGGTGTCCTGGAGCTCGGTTTCGTGGGCACCGCGAGCCGCGTCGACGCTTTGCGGGAGCTCGCCCGGGACCTCCAGGAACCGGTGGGGCAGGCCCTGCGCTCGGCGGTCTACCGCCAGCAACTGGTCGAACTGCTGGAGGAGACGCAGCGGCAAAGCGAGGAGCTGCAGGCGCAGCAGGAGGAACTGCGCGTGGCCAACGAGGAGCTCGAGCAGCAGGCCCGGGCGCTGCAGGAGTCGCAGAACGCCCTGGAGGAGCAGCAGTCGCAGCTCGAACAGACGAACGCGCAGTTGGAGGAGCGCACCCACGAACTCGAACGCCAGAAGCAGGAGCTGCTCGTGGCGCAGCAGGCCTTGCGCCTCAATGCAGCGCGGCTCGAGGCGGCCAGCCGGCACAAGTCGGAGTTCCTGGCGAACATGTCGCACGAGCTGCGCACGCCGCTCAACAGCGCCCTCATCCTGGCCAAGCTGCTCGCGGACAACCGGGAGGGCACGCTCACCGAGGAGCAGGTCAAGTACGCCCGGTCGATCCACGCGGCCAACAGCGATCTGCTCGCCTTGATCAATGACATCCTCGACCTGTCCAAGATCGAGGCCGGGCACATCGACATCCAGGCCGAACCGGTGTCGATCGAGGCGGTGGTGCGCAATCTCAAGGCGACGTTCGAGCCGGTGGCGCAGACCAAGGGGCTGGCGTTCCACGTGCGCAGCGCCGCACGCGCGCCCTCCACGCTGCTGACGGACGAGATGCGGCTCATGCAGGTGCTCAAGAACCTGCTGTCCAACGCGTTCAAGTTCACCGAGCAGGGCGAGGTGGAACTGGTGATCCGACCGCACGGCGAGGGTCGCGTCGCCTTCGATGTGCGCGACACGGGCGTCGGCATCGCGCCCGAGCAGCACGAAGTGATCTTCGAAGCCTTCCGCCAGGCGGACGGCTCGACGAGCCGCAAGTACGGCGGAACGGGCCTGGGTCTGTCGATCTCGCGCGAGTTGGCCCACCGGTTGGGAGGGCGCATCACGGTCGCGAGCGCGCCGGGGCGCGGCAGCACCTTCACTCTGGAGCTTCCGCTCGCGTGGCGCGAGCCCGAAGGTGCGCAGGTGCCGAGGGCCTCCCCTGCGGCGACCGCGCCGTCGTCGCTGCCGGCGGCGGCGGCCCCCGGGCTGGCGGCGGCGGGTGTGCCTCGCACACAGGCCTCGGCCAGCGAGCCGCAGGACGACCGGCAGCGGCTGTCCCGCCCGCACCGCCTGATCCTCGTCGTCGAGGACGATCCGCACTTCTCGCGGGTGCTCTACGAGCTGGTGCACGAGATGGATTTCGATTGCGTGATCGCCACCACGGGGGCCGAGGCGATCGGGCTGGCGCGCGAGTTCAAGCCCAACGGCGTGCTGCTCGACATCGGCCTGCCGGACCAGTCTGGTCTGGGCGTGCTGGAGCAATTGAAGCGCGATCCGGCCACGCGGCACATCCCCGTGCACGTGGTTTCGCTGCACGACAAGACCCAGACGGCGCTCGAGCTCGGGGCGATCGGGTATGCGCTCAAACCCGTGGACCGGGAGCGGCTGGTGGAGGCGGTCCGGCGCATCGAGGAGCGCCTGCGCAAGCAGGTGCACCGGGTGCTGGTGGTCGAGGACGACCAGGCGCTGCGCGAGAGCATCGCGTTGCTGCTCAAGTCCACGCAGGCCGACATCACCACCGTGGGCACGGTGCGCGAGGCGCTCGACTGCCTCGGGCGCCACACCTACGACTGCATGGTGATGGACCTCGCACTGCCGGACGGCTCGGGCTATGAGCTGCTCGAGCGTCTGGCCCCGGGAACCGACTGCTCGTTCCCGCCGGTGATCGTCTACACCGGGCGCGCGGTGAGCGCCGACGAGGAGCAGCGGCTGCGCAAGTATTCCCGCTCGATCATCATCAAAGGGGCGCGCTCGCCGGAGCGGCTGCTCGACGAGGTGACGCTCTTCCTGCACAGCGTGGAGTCGGCGCTGCCGCCGGACCAGCAGCGCCTGCTTCGACAGGCGCGGCAGCGCGACGCGGTGCTCGAAGGCCGGCGCATCCTTCTCGTCGAGGACGACATCCGCAATGTCTTCGCCCTGTCGAGTGCGTTGGAGCCGCTCGGTGTGAAACTCGACATCGCCCGCAACGGGCGCGAGGCGCTGGCCCGCCTCGAGCGTGACAGCGACGTGGACCTGGTGTTGATGGACATCATGATGCCGGAGATGGACGGGCTCACCGCCACCCGGGAGATCCGTGCGAGGCCCGAGCTGTCGAAGCTGCCGATCATCGCGCTCACCGCCAAGGCGATGGCCGACGACCGGCTGCGCTGCATCGAGGCCGGTGCCGACGACTACGTCGCCAAGCCCATCGACATCGACCGGCTGGTCTCGCTGTGCCGGGTGTGGATCCGCAAGTAG
- a CDS encoding glycogen debranching N-terminal domain-containing protein has translation MNERIGDQWYVAATAARAEESPHVLKHEDTFALFDRYGDAHAWGAGEQGLYHEDTRYLSRMELRIAGVRPLFLGSTVKEGNNLLIVELMNPDIMREGAVALGKGEVHVFRAKLLWDGACHEHVRLVHHGLAPARLPLTWAFGADFRDLFEVRGVARTERGELHPPQHTHDGLAFTYDGRDGRRRRMRIRLNPAPRHWDGLHAHYEVDLAPGEEVHLYCTCVCETGNTGEDLVPRTVPGYDEAYCANAEARNKGLVRQCRLETSNPLMDLWLDRSASDLSMLTTRLPTGPYPYAGVPWYSTTFGRDGILTARECLWVDPRLARGVLACLAAHQARQEEPARDAEPGKILHEARKCEMARTGEVPFERYYGTVDATPLFVGLAAAYFERTGDLNFIRGLWPHVLAALEWIDRYGDLDGDGFVEYARRSDRGLVQQGWKDSHDSVFHADGEMAEMPIALCEVQAYVYEAKCGAARLARVLGDEARAERLAAEAAELRRRFHQAFWCEDLGTYAIALDGRKRPCRVATSNGGHCLWSGIAAPEHARRMAERFMQPDFFSGWGVRTVAAGQPRYNPMSYHNGSIWPHDNALLAVGLARYGHTEAALRLLTGMFEASLYFSQHRLPELFCGFPRRAGEGPTLYPVACSPQAWAAAAVFALLQGCLGIEIDATHGQLGFRLPRLPEFIDWMEVRDLQICDAKVDLLLQRYHHNVGVEVIRKEGNIEVRVAV, from the coding sequence GTGAACGAACGCATCGGGGATCAGTGGTACGTGGCCGCGACCGCGGCACGCGCGGAAGAAAGCCCGCACGTGCTCAAGCACGAGGACACCTTCGCCTTGTTCGACCGCTACGGCGACGCCCATGCCTGGGGGGCGGGGGAGCAGGGGCTCTACCACGAGGACACGCGCTACCTCTCCCGCATGGAGCTGCGGATCGCCGGCGTGCGACCGCTCTTCCTCGGCTCCACCGTGAAGGAGGGCAACAACCTGCTCATCGTCGAACTAATGAACCCGGACATCATGCGTGAAGGCGCGGTGGCGCTGGGCAAGGGGGAGGTCCACGTCTTTCGCGCGAAGCTCTTGTGGGACGGGGCCTGCCACGAGCACGTGCGCCTGGTGCACCATGGGCTCGCGCCCGCGCGGCTGCCGCTGACGTGGGCCTTCGGCGCCGATTTCCGGGACCTGTTCGAAGTGCGCGGCGTGGCACGCACCGAGCGGGGCGAGCTTCACCCGCCGCAGCACACGCACGACGGCCTTGCCTTCACCTATGACGGCCGGGACGGGCGCCGGCGGCGCATGCGCATCCGTTTGAACCCCGCGCCCCGGCACTGGGACGGGCTGCATGCCCACTACGAGGTGGACCTCGCCCCCGGAGAAGAGGTGCATCTGTATTGCACCTGCGTGTGCGAGACCGGCAACACGGGCGAAGACCTCGTGCCCCGCACCGTGCCGGGCTACGACGAAGCCTACTGCGCCAACGCCGAAGCGCGCAACAAGGGCCTCGTGCGGCAGTGCCGTCTCGAGACGTCCAACCCTTTGATGGACCTGTGGCTCGACCGCTCGGCCTCGGACTTGAGCATGCTGACGACGCGCTTGCCCACAGGCCCTTATCCGTATGCGGGCGTGCCCTGGTACTCGACCACGTTCGGGCGCGACGGGATACTCACGGCCCGCGAGTGTCTGTGGGTGGACCCGCGGCTCGCGCGCGGGGTGCTGGCTTGCCTGGCGGCTCATCAGGCGCGCCAGGAGGAGCCGGCCCGGGACGCCGAGCCGGGCAAGATCCTCCACGAAGCGCGCAAGTGCGAGATGGCCCGCACGGGAGAAGTGCCCTTCGAACGCTATTACGGGACGGTGGACGCCACGCCGCTGTTCGTCGGGCTGGCCGCCGCCTACTTCGAGCGTACGGGCGATCTGAACTTCATTCGCGGCCTGTGGCCGCACGTGCTCGCCGCGCTGGAGTGGATCGACCGCTACGGGGATCTGGATGGCGACGGCTTCGTCGAGTACGCGCGGCGCAGCGATCGGGGGCTCGTGCAGCAGGGCTGGAAGGACTCGCATGATTCCGTGTTCCACGCCGACGGCGAGATGGCCGAGATGCCCATCGCCTTGTGCGAGGTGCAGGCCTACGTGTACGAGGCGAAGTGCGGGGCGGCCCGGCTGGCCCGAGTGCTCGGCGACGAGGCCAGGGCCGAGCGGCTGGCGGCCGAGGCAGCTGAGCTGAGACGACGCTTCCACCAGGCGTTCTGGTGCGAGGACCTGGGCACCTACGCCATCGCACTCGACGGCCGCAAGCGGCCCTGCCGGGTGGCCACGTCCAACGGCGGGCATTGCCTGTGGAGCGGCATTGCGGCCCCCGAGCACGCGCGGCGCATGGCGGAGCGGTTCATGCAGCCGGACTTCTTCAGCGGCTGGGGCGTGCGCACGGTGGCCGCCGGGCAGCCGCGCTACAACCCGATGTCCTACCACAACGGCTCGATCTGGCCGCACGACAACGCGTTGCTGGCCGTGGGCCTTGCGCGCTATGGTCACACCGAGGCGGCGCTGCGCCTGCTGACGGGCATGTTCGAGGCGAGCTTGTACTTCAGCCAGCACCGGTTGCCCGAGCTCTTCTGCGGCTTTCCTCGCCGTGCGGGCGAAGGGCCCACGCTCTATCCCGTGGCCTGCTCGCCGCAGGCCTGGGCCGCCGCCGCGGTGTTCGCCCTCCTGCAAGGCTGCCTGGGAATCGAGATCGACGCCACCCACGGCCAGCTCGGCTTTCGCTTGCCGCGGCTGCCGGAATTCATCGACTGGATGGAAGTGCGGGACTTGCAGATCTGCGACGCGAAGGTGGACTTGCTGCTGCAGCGCTACCACCACAACGTGGGGGTGGAGGTGATCCGCAAGGAAGGGAACATCGAGGTCCGAGTCGCAGTCTGA
- a CDS encoding SDR family oxidoreductase translates to MDQQSLQSSTSAPVVVITGASAGIGRATAREFARRGARVALLARGREGLEAAAREVEAAGGEAMVLAVDVSDTAQVEAAAAAVEERWGGIDIWINNAMATVFAPTEDIAPADFRRATDVTYLGAVWGTLAALRRMKRRDRGVIVQVGSALAYRSIPLQSAYCGAKAALRGFTDSLRSELLHDRSKVRLTMVQLAAFNTPQFDWGRTTLGRQPQPVPPIFQPEVAARAIVHAAFHPRREWWVGWPAVQAILGTRIVPGWLDRLLARRAYEGQFTDEPLPPWRRDNLYEPVPGDHGAHGRFDARARPVSWQSLLDRHRGLLALGATLAACLWMMRRPRR, encoded by the coding sequence ATGGATCAGCAAAGCCTTCAGTCCTCGACCTCGGCGCCCGTCGTCGTCATCACCGGCGCTTCTGCCGGGATCGGCCGTGCCACGGCCCGCGAGTTCGCACGCCGGGGCGCGCGGGTGGCCCTGCTGGCGCGCGGACGCGAGGGCCTCGAAGCGGCCGCTCGGGAGGTGGAGGCCGCCGGCGGCGAGGCCATGGTGCTGGCCGTGGACGTGTCGGACACGGCCCAGGTCGAGGCGGCCGCCGCGGCCGTCGAGGAGCGCTGGGGCGGCATCGACATCTGGATCAACAACGCGATGGCGACGGTGTTCGCTCCCACCGAGGACATCGCACCCGCGGACTTCCGCCGCGCGACCGACGTGACCTACCTGGGGGCCGTGTGGGGAACGCTCGCCGCCTTGCGGCGGATGAAGCGGCGCGACCGGGGTGTGATCGTGCAGGTGGGCTCGGCGCTGGCCTACCGTTCCATCCCGCTGCAATCGGCCTATTGCGGCGCGAAGGCGGCGCTGCGCGGTTTCACCGACTCCCTGCGCAGCGAGCTGCTGCACGACCGCAGCAAGGTCAGGCTGACGATGGTGCAGCTCGCCGCGTTCAACACGCCTCAGTTCGACTGGGGACGCACGACCCTGGGACGGCAGCCCCAGCCGGTGCCGCCGATCTTCCAGCCGGAAGTGGCTGCCCGTGCCATCGTGCATGCGGCCTTCCACCCGCGACGCGAATGGTGGGTCGGCTGGCCCGCCGTCCAGGCGATCCTCGGCACCCGGATCGTCCCGGGGTGGCTGGACCGCCTGCTCGCCCGGCGCGCCTACGAGGGACAGTTCACCGACGAACCCTTGCCGCCCTGGCGCCGGGACAACCTGTACGAGCCCGTGCCGGGCGACCACGGCGCACACGGGCGCTTCGATGCCCGGGCCCGGCCGGTGAGCTGGCAATCCCTGCTGGACCGGCACCGCGGCCTGCTCGCCCTGGGGGCGACCCTGGCCGCCTGCCTCTGGATGATGCGCCGGCCGCGCAGGTGA
- a CDS encoding glycine-rich domain-containing protein — MTCKPIEDVLAAIDRLDLEPIRRRLTHEHAGKGWSEARAVAAERDYRRYLKLLAKYPDETLAPTPDIDEFWHTHILDTRKYAADCAQAFGEFIHHYPYLGLGDETDRAAQQQAADALHALYEREFGEPVRAATESSFCARSQPAFCARTPEDAFCARQAAPQHAFCARRPEPTAAFCARQPQDEAAFCARRPRVDASFCARSAQDEAVFCARQPAAETALPGDGAGATGHPVAPRAS, encoded by the coding sequence ATGACCTGCAAACCGATTGAAGACGTGCTGGCGGCCATCGACCGCCTCGACCTCGAGCCGATCCGCCGCCGGCTCACGCACGAGCACGCCGGCAAGGGATGGTCCGAAGCCCGGGCAGTCGCCGCCGAGCGCGACTACCGCCGCTACCTCAAGCTTCTGGCCAAGTACCCCGACGAGACCCTCGCGCCCACCCCGGACATCGACGAGTTCTGGCACACGCACATCCTCGACACGCGCAAGTACGCGGCCGACTGCGCGCAGGCCTTCGGGGAGTTCATCCATCACTATCCCTACCTGGGGCTGGGAGACGAAACCGACCGTGCGGCTCAGCAGCAGGCAGCCGACGCCTTGCACGCCCTTTACGAGCGGGAGTTCGGCGAACCGGTCCGCGCCGCGACCGAAAGCTCCTTCTGCGCCCGCTCGCAGCCCGCGTTCTGCGCCCGCACACCGGAAGATGCCTTCTGCGCCAGGCAAGCCGCGCCGCAGCACGCGTTCTGCGCCCGGCGTCCGGAGCCGACGGCGGCCTTCTGCGCCCGCCAGCCGCAAGACGAAGCCGCCTTCTGCGCGCGCCGCCCGCGGGTGGACGCATCCTTCTGCGCCCGCAGCGCCCAGGACGAGGCGGTCTTCTGCGCCCGCCAGCCCGCCGCCGAGACCGCCCTCCCGGGTGACGGCGCTGGGGCGACGGGCCACCCGGTGGCACCCCGCGCCTCTTGA
- a CDS encoding glycosyltransferase family 4 protein — protein MKIAQVAPLYERVPPQAYGGTERVVSYLTEALVDLGHDVTLYASADSVTSADLVGVVEQGLRLDPRRPDPLVWHTLLLERVMQDAHEFDVIHFHTEVLQYPFAVRCPTPSLTTLHGRLDRPGLAELHERFRRHPLVAISEHQRGCMPGARWIGTVPHGIPQGLYDFHAGPGDYFAFLGRLSPEKRPDRAIEIARACGVPLKIAAKVDDADRAYVTHHLRPHLEDPVVEFVGEIGEDRKSDFLGRARALLFPIDWPEPFGLVMIESLACGTPVVAYRCGSVPEVIEDGVTGYVVEDQVAAIEAAARVHRLDRRACRAAFERRFGADRMAMDYVRIYEALQAARSGARGSSAQELAGGTAAAGEVREDPGSARAGALPADAGPMT, from the coding sequence ATGAAGATCGCGCAGGTCGCCCCGCTGTACGAGAGGGTACCGCCCCAGGCCTATGGAGGCACCGAGCGGGTCGTTTCCTATCTCACCGAGGCACTCGTCGACCTGGGCCACGACGTCACGCTGTATGCGAGTGCGGACTCGGTCACGAGCGCCGATCTCGTCGGGGTGGTGGAGCAGGGACTGCGGCTCGACCCGCGCCGGCCCGACCCGTTGGTCTGGCACACGCTGTTGCTCGAGCGGGTGATGCAGGACGCGCACGAGTTCGACGTCATCCACTTCCATACCGAGGTGCTTCAGTACCCGTTCGCGGTGCGCTGCCCCACGCCCTCCCTGACGACCTTGCATGGCCGCCTGGACCGGCCCGGGCTGGCGGAGTTGCACGAGCGTTTTCGCCGGCACCCGCTCGTGGCGATCTCGGAGCATCAGCGCGGCTGCATGCCGGGCGCCCGATGGATCGGCACGGTGCCGCACGGCATCCCGCAAGGCTTGTACGACTTTCACGCGGGGCCGGGCGACTACTTCGCGTTCCTCGGCCGGCTGTCGCCGGAGAAGCGCCCGGACCGCGCCATCGAGATCGCCCGCGCGTGCGGCGTGCCGCTCAAGATCGCGGCGAAGGTGGACGACGCCGATCGCGCGTACGTCACGCATCACCTGCGCCCCCACCTGGAAGACCCGGTGGTGGAGTTCGTCGGCGAGATCGGCGAGGATCGAAAGAGCGACTTTCTCGGGCGGGCGCGGGCCTTGCTGTTTCCGATCGACTGGCCGGAGCCTTTCGGGCTGGTGATGATCGAGTCGCTGGCCTGCGGCACACCGGTCGTCGCGTACCGGTGCGGCTCCGTGCCGGAGGTGATCGAGGACGGCGTCACGGGGTATGTGGTGGAGGACCAGGTGGCCGCGATCGAAGCGGCAGCCCGCGTGCACCGGCTGGATCGCCGGGCGTGCCGCGCGGCCTTCGAGCGACGCTTCGGGGCCGACCGCATGGCCATGGACTACGTACGGATCTACGAGGCGTTGCAGGCCGCCCGCAGCGGTGCAAGGGGTTCCTCGGCGCAAGAGCTCGCGGGCGGGACGGCAGCGGCAGGCGAGGTGCGCGAAGACCCGGGCTCGGCGCGTGCGGGGGCCTTGCCCGCCGATGCAGGCCCGATGACCTGA
- a CDS encoding hybrid sensor histidine kinase/response regulator — protein sequence MKLHARLALVVIAGLIPMIALQAVEHVETAREREAQALLDVQRQAQLVAGQLEQVSARYRDLLLSVATTPIVRSRNAPACAAYLASLQKQFRDGFTIGASDLDGNVYCMGLPFGQNSPINNADRPYFREALRTRDFVVGELAYAKVPGTAVLHFGYPILDADGKALGVVFASINLPWLARQLVDRPLPEDARLYVTDRRGSLLVELPDEGSIGRALPKELRRLVYATQPGNASVKIADGNTLIAGYVPEASEPRGFAVVLTRPREAVLTPVWRRLAWEAAFAIAAVGIGLVLAFAVARRKVYHPLARLNETAARWRKGDLAARTGLETDADNELRELGKALDGMAEHLARRQEELAAAHEEMRRSRDEAIRANHSKTQFLAAASHDLRQPLHAMNLNIALLSSRLGDSPEVALVERLKRSVANLGELLNALLDVSQLDAGLIRPHLAAVELDGLVRTVVEEFSATAAQKGVKLEADKTDATVHTDPVLLGRMLRNLVSNAIKYTPSSGEVRLSFARTGGRVEIIVRDTGEGIPPERQQEVFEEFRQLGNPQRNPALGLGLGLSIVKRMSTLLDHPVRLHSIPGQGTTVTVSVPLALAAASHATEGRAPLLAGRALLVEDDEVVAQSTADVLRTWGLTVDVVHTAEDASQLFASSSWVWDAVLADHRLPGRPGLDVLLDVQQQHPGALLALLTGDPGDPRVSQARRTGLIVLEKPVRLERLAAVLSPLAAASPREDSPPRVAASRA from the coding sequence ATGAAGCTGCACGCCCGCCTGGCGCTCGTCGTGATCGCCGGCCTCATTCCGATGATCGCTCTGCAAGCCGTCGAGCACGTGGAGACCGCCCGCGAACGGGAGGCGCAGGCCCTCCTCGACGTGCAGCGGCAGGCGCAGCTGGTGGCCGGCCAACTGGAGCAGGTCAGCGCGCGCTACCGCGACCTCCTGCTCAGCGTGGCGACGACGCCCATCGTGCGCTCGCGCAACGCGCCGGCCTGCGCCGCCTATCTCGCATCCCTCCAGAAACAGTTCCGGGACGGCTTCACGATCGGCGCTTCCGACCTGGACGGCAACGTGTACTGCATGGGCCTGCCCTTCGGGCAGAACAGCCCCATCAACAACGCCGACCGACCCTACTTCCGCGAGGCTTTGCGCACGCGCGACTTCGTGGTCGGCGAGCTCGCCTACGCCAAGGTGCCCGGCACCGCGGTGCTGCATTTCGGCTACCCGATTCTGGACGCCGACGGCAAGGCCCTGGGCGTCGTCTTCGCGTCCATCAATCTGCCTTGGCTGGCCCGCCAGCTGGTGGACAGGCCCTTGCCCGAGGACGCGCGTCTCTACGTGACCGACCGCCGGGGCTCCTTGCTCGTCGAACTGCCCGACGAGGGCAGCATCGGACGCGCATTGCCCAAGGAGTTGCGGCGGCTCGTCTACGCGACGCAACCGGGCAACGCCTCCGTCAAGATCGCCGACGGCAACACCCTCATCGCCGGGTACGTGCCCGAAGCGAGCGAGCCGCGGGGCTTCGCGGTGGTGCTCACCCGGCCGCGCGAGGCCGTGCTGACTCCGGTGTGGCGTCGACTGGCCTGGGAGGCGGCATTCGCGATCGCGGCCGTCGGCATCGGCCTGGTGCTCGCCTTCGCGGTCGCGCGTCGCAAGGTGTACCACCCGCTCGCCCGTCTGAACGAGACCGCAGCCCGCTGGCGCAAGGGCGACCTCGCGGCGCGCACCGGCCTGGAGACCGACGCCGACAACGAGCTGCGCGAACTCGGCAAGGCCCTCGACGGCATGGCCGAGCATCTGGCACGGCGGCAGGAGGAACTGGCCGCCGCCCACGAGGAGATGCGCCGCTCCCGCGACGAGGCCATCCGCGCCAACCACTCCAAGACGCAGTTCCTCGCCGCCGCCAGCCACGACCTGCGGCAGCCCCTGCACGCGATGAACCTCAACATCGCCCTGCTGTCCTCGCGTCTGGGCGACAGCCCGGAGGTCGCCCTGGTCGAGCGGCTCAAACGCTCGGTGGCCAATCTCGGCGAGCTGCTCAATGCCCTGCTCGACGTCTCCCAACTCGACGCCGGGCTGATCCGGCCGCACCTGGCGGCCGTGGAGCTCGACGGGCTGGTGCGCACGGTGGTGGAGGAGTTCTCGGCCACGGCGGCGCAAAAAGGCGTGAAGCTCGAGGCCGACAAGACCGACGCGACCGTCCACACCGACCCGGTGCTCCTCGGCCGGATGTTGCGCAACCTCGTGAGCAATGCGATCAAGTACACGCCCTCCTCGGGCGAGGTCCGCCTGAGCTTCGCGCGCACGGGCGGCCGTGTGGAGATCATCGTGCGCGACACGGGCGAAGGCATCCCGCCCGAGCGCCAGCAGGAGGTGTTCGAGGAGTTCCGTCAACTGGGCAATCCGCAGCGCAACCCTGCGCTCGGGCTGGGGCTGGGCCTGTCCATCGTCAAACGCATGAGCACCCTGCTCGACCACCCGGTGCGGCTGCACTCCATCCCGGGTCAGGGCACGACGGTCACCGTGAGCGTGCCCTTGGCCTTGGCGGCGGCCTCGCACGCCACCGAGGGCCGGGCCCCACTCCTCGCAGGACGCGCCCTGCTCGTCGAGGACGACGAGGTGGTGGCCCAAAGCACGGCCGACGTGCTGCGCACCTGGGGACTCACGGTGGATGTGGTCCACACCGCCGAGGACGCGTCCCAGCTCTTCGCCAGCTCGTCTTGGGTGTGGGACGCCGTGCTCGCCGATCATCGCCTTCCCGGACGCCCCGGGCTGGACGTCCTGCTCGACGTCCAACAGCAGCACCCAGGCGCCCTGCTCGCGCTGCTCACGGGCGACCCCGGCGATCCGCGTGTGTCCCAGGCGCGGCGCACAGGGCTCATCGTGCTCGAAAAGCCCGTCAGACTCGAACGTCTGGCCGCCGTGCTGAGCCCCTTGGCGGCTGCCAGCCCACGCGAGGACTCCCCCCCTCGCGTGGCCGCCTCCCGCGCCTGA